A genome region from Cutaneotrichosporon cavernicola HIS019 DNA, chromosome: 5 includes the following:
- the MYO1 gene encoding uncharacterized protein (Belongs to the TRAFAC class myosin-kinesin ATPase superfamily. Myosin family) codes for MDPAKLFGKASKEAAVDAAAQAEFSEKKRVWIPDATEGFLPGWIKSEPSSTSSGTDDTAEVVVAATGETRTVPVHTLSPMNPPQFDGVEDIAELTHLNEASVVNDLRLRYGAGSIYTYSGLFLISLNPYRPLPIYTPKIIAQYRTKRREENAPHIFAIAERAWQQIGEERESQSILITGESGAGKTENTKKVIQYLAAIASSNDTTSSASSAPLAGLPRSSSFKGKDVAELELASLSSRHGDLGLLEQQILQANPILEAFGNAQTMRNNNSSRFGKFIRIFFSPSGAIAGANIDWYLLEKSRVTARAEGERSFHVFYQLLKGAKQSGLSDKLLLEDGPDKYHFLSQSLLQIDGVDDLAEWKLLKDALDIVGFTGAEQFEMFRVVAVILHIGNLILTGSSADQAFLPPDLQPVAERVCHLLGVPVKDFMRSVLTPKVRAGREWVTHARSKKQAEDELAALSKFMYEKTFGGMVDRINKALDRPSTKSLSIGVLDIAGFEIFDVNSYEQLLINYTNEKLQQFFNFHMFTLEQEEYSREGIKWNYVNFGLDLQPTIELIESSQPIGILSMLDEECIMPKATDVSFTEKVAGLWELPKGAGAGASASKSSHLGTSKFHSLRFGKGFVVKHYAGDVEYSTKDWLQKNKDPINDAVARLLSQSEVPAIKSMFSEYAEDATSNVGGKRIKRGAFRTVGQRHKEQLGQLMKQLASTQPHFVRCIVPNTAKKPGKVDVNIVLDQLRCNGVIEGIRIARLGYPNRLPFAEFRQRYEVLVPGVVPQGYMDGRKAAELIAIALELDSEFYAVGTTKIFFKAGILAELEERRDNLLTDIFRRFQAAARMHIHRRRINKLINRAQAVRTIQRNARAYIELRDWPWWSLYTKVRPLLAATRTDDELAKKRAELTMAKERAERDEAEKLRLEELRTSLLAEKEKVEKDLTSERSLALEKEQMLERSKVHEAELNDRVAELETEMEKLNIARDDATATNEKQAVNLADAQLQNTQLHKKIELLEKLSTEQKARETDVMGKLSKEIESTTKIENEKNDLARQLEDLRRDVAKRDDASRRAKEKVDGHATELQKLLSEEKKKSEGLAAQIVALNRDAKRRDDELRDVQEMSKAHESTISAKQLAITDLAHKHAASVKAHEASEAVNTRLKSEIENLKVTISSRDKEKQTEGAERTKLLKSLDELRTVMETKTSEGIKLREAEKSRQVEIAGLRTEATQHQKSLEDFKRITREAASKLKLEVDALRQRHSAAEKELKSTTERLRSKTSDFEKLEAAAANANKSHKGVQAELESTRTLLKSTEKELRTSQIMGEDLQRALREKDDKFADLEDALLPLEHERDILRKRLEEANTQLASEITKRQGFQRQIHSMEEQVIAHRNDLNELERDLTDAAGNIQQRDSEIALLRSRENKTIVEHVHVLESAKKVTDRQLKEQVNENKRLNQILKSLETHRNRLQADLDDAQMEVESLKKTKNKAIRQARASLGMEDKGSAALLEEERRARAQAEARAAALERDLADAKRRTSVAALSPKRTVSGSGDIKLQRALDEISRLQKENTRLSESRHAKRGSRDELLRGLQQSSEALGRDMSDQLRRLDAANRRVGSNSVDVEKKRLELELAGVRQQLDDEREEKDFLLAKLTGDSKGKKPPYEQAMYSHFRLKAKALRSQLDHWLAMEDLNANNGKLTPHSTGGSSSLPFTEDVVRLKELLSQLDHETSPFTRR; via the exons ATGGACCCAGCAAAGTTGTTTGGGAAGGCTAGCAAAGAAGCAGCCGTCGACGCTGCGGCCCAAGCCGAGTTCAGCGAGAAGAA GCGCGTATGGATCCCAGACGCAACCGAGGGCTTTCTGCCGGGATGGATCAAGAGCgagccgtcgtcgactaGTTCCGGTACCGATGACACCGCTGAAGTCGTTGTCGCAGCGACCGGCGAGACGAGAACAGTGCCGGTCCACACCCTCTCACCCATGAACCCGCCCCAGTTCGACGGTGTTGAGGACATCGCGGAACTCACCCACCTGAACGAGGCCAGTGTTGTCAACGATCTCCGCTTGCGCTATGGGGCTGGAAGTATTTAC ACATATTCTGG TCTAttcctcatctccctcAATCCTTATCGTCCCCTCCCTATCTACACTCCCAAGATCATCGCGCAGTATCGCACAAAGAGGCGAGAGGAAAACGCTCCACACATCTTTGCCATTGCCGAGCGAGCGTGGCAACAGATCGGCGAGGAACGGGAGAGTCAGAGCATTCTCATTAC CGGAGAATCAGGAGCTGGAAAGACCGAGAACACGAAGAAAGTCATCCAGTACCTCGCCGCGATCGCGAGCTCGAATGACACGACGTCTtccgcttcctcggcgccacTCGCAGGACTCCCGCGGTCCTCCAGCTTCAAAGGAAAGGACGTAGCGGAATTGGAACTCGCGTCTCTCTCCAGCCGGCATGGCGACCTGGGTCTTCTGGAGCAGCAGATCCTCCAGGCCAACCCTATTCTGGAGGCTTTCGGAAACGCACAGACGATGCGGAACAACAACTCGTCCCGTTTCGGAAAGTTCATCCGCATCTTCTTCTCTCCTTCAGGAGCCATCGCTGGGGCCAACATTGACTGGTATCTCTTGGAGAAGAGTCGAGTGACTGCCCGTGCGGAGGGAGAACGCAGTTTCCACGTCTTCTACCAGCTGCTCAAAGGAGCCAAGCAGTCCGGACTCAGTG ATAAACTTCTTCTCGAGGATGGACCGGACAAGTACCATTTCCTCTCGCAGTCTCTTCTCCAGATCGACGGAGttgacgaccttgccgagTGGAAGCTCCTCAAGGATGCCCTCGACATTGTCGGCTTCACGGGAGCTGAGCAGTTTGAGATGTTCCGCGTTGTTGCTGTCATTCTCCATATTGgcaacctcatcctcactgGGTCATCTGCAGACCAGGCCTTCCTACCACCGGACTTGCAGCCTGTTGCTGAGCGCGTGTGCCATCTCCTCGGTGTCCCAGTTAAGGACTTCATGAGATCGGTCTTAACACCTAAAGTCCGTGCTGGTCGCGAGTGGGTCACGCATGCCCGTTCCAAGAAACAGGCAGAGGATGAGTTGGCTGCTCTCTCGAAGTTCATGTACGAGAAGACGTTCGGCGGGATGGTCGACCGCATCAACAAGGCGCTGGACCGCCCTAGCACCAAGTC CCTCTCCATCGGTGTGCTTGATATCGCTGGTTTCGAGATCTTCGACGTCAACAGCTATGAGCAGCTGCTCATCAACTACACAAACGAGAAACTGCAGCAGTTCTTCAACTTTCACATGTTCACTctcgagcaggaggagTACTCACGTGAGGGTATCAAGTGGAACTACGTCAACTTTGGTCTCGACCTCCAGCCGACCATCGAGCTCATTGAGAGCTCCCAACCTATCGGCATCCTCTCgatgctcgacgaggagtgCATCATGCCCAAGGCGACGGACGTCTCGTTCACCGAAAAGGTTGCGGGCCTCTGGGAGCTGCCCAAgggtgctggtgctggtgcgAGTGCATCCAAGAGCTCGCACCTCGGTACTTCCAAGTTCCACTCTTTGCGGTTCGGCAAGGGCTTCGTCGTCAAGCACTAcgctggcgacgtcgagtaCAGCACCAAGGACTGGCTACAGAAGAACAAGGACCCGATCAACGACGCAGTGGCTCGCCTTCTCTCGCAGTCCGAGGTACCTGCGATCAAGTCTATGTTCTCAGAGTACGCAGAGGACGCGACCTCGAACGTCGGCGGGAAGCGCATTAAGCGTGGCGCGTTCCGCACTGTTGGCCAACGTCACAAGGAGCAACTCGGTCAGTTGATGAAGCAGCTCGCCAGCACCCAACCTCACTTCGTTCGCTGCATTGTGCCCAACACAGCCAAGAAACcgggcaaggtcgacgtcaacaTTGTCCTCGACCAACTCCGCTGTAACGGCGTCATTGAGGGCATCCGCATCGCTCGTCTGGGCTACCCCAACCGCCTCCCGTTCGCGGAGTTCCGTCAGCGCTACGAGGTGCTTGTGCCTGGTGTCGTACCGCAGGGTTACATGGATGGTCGaaaggccgccgagcttatcgccatcgcgctcgagctcgactcTGAATTCTATGCTGTGGGCACCACCAAGATCTTCTTCAAGGCcggcatcctcgccgagctggaggagcgCCGTGACAATCTTCTTACGGACATTTTCCGGCGCTTCCAGGCTGCTGCGCGCATGCACATCCACCGGCGCCGGATTAACAAGCTCATCAACAGAGCTCAGGCCGTTCGGACGATCCAGCGCAACGCTCGCGCTTATatcgagctgcgcgactGGCCGTGGTGGTCACTCTACACCAAGGTTCGCCCACTGCTGGCCGCTACGCGCACCGACGACGAACTTGCCAAGAAGCGTGCTGAGCTTACAATGGCCAAGGAGCGTGcagagcgcgacgaggcggagaagcTGCGCTTGGAAGAACTCCGAACCTCTCTGCTCgctgagaaggagaaggtcgagaaggaccTAACCTCTGAGCGGTCGCTGGCCCTCGAGAAGGAACAGATGCTGGAGCGCTCCAAGGTTCACGAGGCGGAGCTGAACGACCGCGTGGCGGAGCTCGAGACTGAGATGGAGAAGCTCAACATCGCACGCGACGATGCCACAGCAACCAACGAGAAGCAAGCGGTTaatctcgccgacgcgcagcTTCAGAACACGCAGCTCCACAAGAAGATCGAGCTCCTGGAGAAGCTCAGCACTGAGCAGAAGGCACGCGAGACCGACGTCATGGGCAAACTCAGCAAGGAGATTGAATCAACGACGAAGATCGAGAACGAGAAGAACGACCTGGCTCGCCAGCTCGAAGACCTGCGTAGAGACGTGGCgaagcgcgacgacgcgtcaCGTCgggccaaggagaaggttGATGGCCACGCCACCGAGCTTCAGAAGCTGCTTtccgaggagaagaagaagagcgaaggcctcgccgcccaaATCGTTGCACTCAACAGGGACGCGAAGCGACGGGACGACGAGCTTAGAGACGTCCAAGAGATGTCCAAGGCACACGAGAGCACTATCAGCGCCAAGCAACTCGCCATCACCGACCTTGCTCACAAGCACGCCGCCTCCGTTAAGGCGCACGAGGCAAGCGAGGCTGTCAACACTCGCCTTAAGTCAGAGATCGAGAACCTCAAGGTGACCATTTCTTCGcgcgacaaggagaagcagaCCGAGGGCGCCGAACGCACCAAGCTCCTAAAGTCTCTCGATGAGCTGCGGACGGTCATGGAGACTAAGACATCGGAGGGTATTAAGCTCCGTGAGGCTGAGAAGAGCCGTCAGGTCGAGATTGCCGGGCTGCGTACAGAGGCAACCCAGCACCAAAAGAGCCTCGAGGACTTCAAGCGCATCACGCGCGAGGCAGCGAGtaagctcaagctcgaggttgatgcactgcgccagcgccacAGCGCCGCAGAGAAGGAGCTCAAATCGACGACTGAGCGCCTGCGATCCAAGACTAGCGACTTtgagaagctcgaggcggctgcTGCGAACGCAAACAAGTCGCACAAGGGTGTACAGGCTGAGCTCGAGTCGACACGTACTCTCCTCAAATCGACCGAGAAGGAGCTACGTACTTCCCAGATCATGGGAGAG GACCTGCAGCGTGCCCtgcgcgagaaggacgacaaatttgccgacctcgaggacgcgctcctccCTCTCGAACACGAGCGTGATATCCTTcgcaagcgcctcgaggaagCTAACACGCAACTGGCGAGTGAGATCACCAAGCGGCAAGGATTCCAGCGTCAGATCCACAGCATGGAGGAGCAGGTTATCGCGCACCGCAACGACCTCAACGAGCTGGAGCGTGACCTCACTGACGCTGCTGGCAACATCCAGCAGCGCGACAGCGAGATTGCGCTGCTGCGCAGCCGCGAGAACAAGACGATTGTCGAGCACGTTCACGTCCTCGAGTcggccaagaaggtcaCCGACCGAcagctcaaggagcaggTCAACGAGAACAAGCGTCTGAACCAGATTCTCAAGTCATTGGAAACGCACCGCAACCGCCTGcaggccgacctcgacgacgcacAGATGGAGGTCGAGTCGCTCAAGAAGACCAAGAACAAAGCAATCCGGCAGGCGCGAGCGTCGCTCGGCATGGAGGACAAGGGCTCGGCCGCACTTCTGGAGGAAGaacggcgcgcgcgcgctcagGCAGAGGCACGGGCAGCGGCTCTGGAGCGTGATCTCGCAGACGCAAAGCGGCGTACGTCTGTGGCCGCACTGAGTCCCAAGCGTACCGTTTCCGGCTCCGGTGACATCAAGCTGCAGCGGGCACTCGATGAGATATCTCGCCTACAGAAGGAGAACACCCGCCTGAGCGAGTCACGGCACGCGAAGCGCGGGAGCCGCGATGAACTGCTGCGCGGGCTGCAGCAGAGCTCGGAGGCACTTGGGCGAGACATGAGCGACCAGCTGCGGCGGCTCGACGCGGCCAACCGCAGGGTTGGCTCAAACAGCGTGGACgtggagaagaagcgcctTGAGTTAGAGCTCGCAGGGGTGCggcagcagctcgacgacgaacgcgaggagaaggactTCTTGCTGGCTAAGCTCACGGGCGACagcaagggcaagaagcCTCCCT ATGAACAGGCTATGTACAGCCACTTTCGtctcaaggccaaggcacTGCGTTCACAGCTCGACCACTGGCTCGCCATGGAGGACCTGAACGCCAACAACGGTAAGCTCACGCCGCACTCGACGGGTgggagctcgagcttgcccttCACCGAGGACGTGGTGCGCCTCAAGGAGCTCCTCAGCCAGCTCGACCACGAGACGTCGCCTTTCACGCGGCGGTAG
- a CDS encoding uncharacterized protein (metallo-beta-lactamase superfamily protein) has product MVSLTRVDKLEYLVLVDNSIERLSKLPPGFSHELPAHLAHAHKDELTGLPVTAFEDFCCGAHGLSILITTTIQGRTHQVLFDAGPEGLSIDRNVQSMRTDLTALDALVLSHWHRDHSGGILRALEMRNEQAAAAGKAIHPVSVDLHPDRPIRRGLAPGPKYIPVTNWLPDPTFEEMAERNGRADLHADAHEITVNGPSGVFVSGEIPRVHPWEKGLKGAVTWMVDNDGTGEWCTDEKLADERYVAVDVKGKGLVLFSACSHAGICNVVTDAVRRFDRPVYQVVGGLHLIPVETQPVAETVEFLATKVHPRPQWIVPLHCTGFAPRAALAEAFGDRCVPSGVGIKVVVQGDDAADAKLDDEGMQGI; this is encoded by the exons ATGGTCTCACTTACACGCGTCGATAAGCTCGAAtacctcgtcctcgtggACAACA GTATCGAGCGGCTGTCCAAGTTGCCGCCCGGCTTCTCGCACGAGCTACccgcccacctcgcccacgcTCACAAGGATGAGTTGACCGGCTTGCCCGTCACAGCCTTTGAGGACTTTTGCTGTGGTGCCCATGGGCTGAGTATCTTGATT ACGACCACAATCCAAGGCCGCACTCACCAGGTACTGTTCGATGCGGGGCCCGAAGGTCTGTCCATCGACCGGAATGTACAGAGCATGCGGACCGACCTTaccgccctcgacgccctgGTCCTCTCCCATTGGCACCGGGACC ACTCTGGAGGAATCCTCCGTGCCCTCGAAATGCGGAACGAgcaggccgccgcggcgggcAAGGCCATCCATCCCGTCAGTGTGGACCTGCATCCCGACCGGCCTATCCGCCGCGGTTTAGCCCCAGGACCAAAGTACATTCCGGTGACAAACTGGCTGCCCGACCCGACCTTTGAAGAGATGGCGGAACGGAACGGACGTGCAGATCTACATGCCGACGCACACGAGATTACCGTCAATGGCCCGTCTGGCGTGTTTGTGTCGGGCGAGATTCCGCGCGTTCACCCCTGGGAGAAGGGGCTCAAGGGCGCCGTGACATGGATGGTGGATAATGACGGGACGGGCGAGTGGTGTACCGACGAAAAGCTGGCCGATGAGCGATACgttgccgtcgacgtcaagggTAAGGGCCTCGTGCTTTTCTCGGCTTGCTCGCACGCCGGTATTTGCAATGTCGTGACGGATGCCGTCCGCCGTTTCGACCGCCCCGTTTACCAGGTTGTTGGGGGACTACACCTAATTCCTGTTGAGACTCAGCCCGTTGCGGAGACGGTCGAATTCCTCGCTACCAAGGTTCACCCGCGGCCCCAGTGGATCGTCCCCCTCCACTGTACTGGGTTtgcgcctcgcgcggctCTGGCCGAGGCGTTCGGCGACCGATGTGTGCCCAGCGGCGTGGGGATCAAGGTGGTCGTGCAAGGagacgacgcggccgatgccaagctcgacgatgagggcATGCAGGGCATCTAG
- a CDS encoding uncharacterized protein (Alcohol dehydrogenase GroES-like domain) — protein sequence MSADIPAKFTGHAAMGPQDENKFNLKEHAYTPRKFDDDDIILKIECCGICGTDVHVITCGWENHGRFPAIVGHEIVGRVVKAGPKSGHKVGDRVGYGAECGSCRKCANCTHDLENYCLNGNRGTYQGKTNDSVQPFTQGGYADYYQASGHFAIPIPDELDSAVAAPMLCAGVTVYSPLKRWGASPGKKVGVVGIGGLGHLGVQFSTALGADTYAISHSNSKAADSVKLGATGFIAAADKEAVLAEHRNTFDILLVTSYQDDMPLSDFYLPLLKIGGNIIIVGLPNSGLPKVPGRALFGKSLSGSLIGSPAELRDMFKLAVEKGVTTWVETRPMKDANQALDDFAAGKARYRYVLVNDN from the exons ATGTCCGCCGACATTCCCGCCAAGTTCACCGGCCATGCTGCCATGGGACCACAGGACGAGAACAAGTTTAACCTCAAGGAGCACGCCTACACGCCCCGCAagttcgacgacgacgacatcaTCCTCAAGATTGAGTGCTGCGGCATCTGTGGT ACCGATGTCCACGTTATCACTTGCGGCTGGGAGAACCACGGCCGCTTCCCAGCCATTGTGGGCCACGAGATCGTTGGCCGCGTCGTTAAGGCTGGACCGAAGTCTGGGCACAAGGTTGGCGACCGCGTGGGTTACGGAGCTGAGTGCGGTTCGTGCCGCAAGTGCGCCAACTGCACGCACGATCTCGAGAACTACTGCCTCAATGGCAACCGCGGGACGTACCAGGGCAAGACGAACGACTCTGTCCAGCCCTTCACGCAGGGTGGGTACGCAGACTACTACCAGGCTTCGGGACACTTTGCCATTCCGATCCctgacgagctcgacagtGCTGTCGCGGCGCCAATGCTCTGCGCCGGTGTGACTGTCTACTCGCCTCTTAAGCGCTGGGGCGCCAGCCCAGGTAAGAAGGTCGGTGTCGTTGGTATTGGTGGTCTCGGCCACCTCGGTGTGCAGTTCTCTACGGCTCTTGGTGCGGACACGTATGCCATCTCGCACTCGAACTCGAAGGCAGCGGACTcggtcaagctcggcgccacGGGCTTTATTGCGGCTGCCGACAAGgaggccgtcctcgccgagcaccgCAACACGTtcgacatcctcctcgtcacttCGTACCAGGACGACATGCCTCTTTCCGATTTCTacctccctctcctcaagATCGGAGGCAACATCATCATTGTCGGCCTTCCCAACTCTGGTCTCCCCAAGGTCCCCGGCCGTGCCCTCTTCGGCAAGTCGCTCTCGGGATCGCTCATTGGCTCGCCAGCTGAGCTGCGCGACATGTTCAAGCTCGCTGTTGAGAAGGGAGTCACGACTTGGGTCGAGACTCGTCCTATGAAGGACGCCAACCAGGCCCTCGACGACTTTGCCGCGGGCAAGGCCCGCTACCGCTACGTCCTTGTGAATGACAACTAG
- the PDE2 gene encoding uncharacterized protein (3'5'-cyclic nucleotide phosphodiesterase) — MPGTRSAMPSAPLAVLVLLPDALSAHAPGRNKAAPSLVPRNSGNAVPRLSGLASSWTTSADANDEADEPPIVQSRRLSLAPHLETRQSKPSLSPTSMGGFSPLSSLSPFSDKPRRSGLSPKPSIPDHLASSPALSKPRASVAFPSGQGLPNLGRGRTQNEGDDLVDLFRASGVEVAVVRHVTHLPNILANSQSPSTSLSTPGSTSKVQQVVLVPFGDAPPLPSLSLFLASGTTPSAVCFQQDLMERARKTEDEFLNQILGRIQSVKDVIQKQIGPDDDQPIVIGYLAHGSLGQSSISECLEAGTAGVLHPPYDGRTVASLKMLVTAANDGTSSTVALAGSPASSALQFSPIIEEDAKVVLTPTALSMGAEHESEKVLTASFSSQRRRRSTQISHLSLNRVVSGSSTGSVGLSALSSSITQEIPAESLQSTSGSSNATNLTPKTPLMTLDDFSFPSHLNRLLGTSEAANEAARRRSVDTGGLALAFDRASKRMETIDGSGESVEDTSNHINVVAGEHEQEVADGNSSTQFAEVLGDMYNQTMTSIDVQMGDYDEFAAPLSREDRVRLVDILDNWGFRPHQLNQRDLFRIACLLFQSVLSMDGVAQLGLSFNAMKKWLFAVRAIYHAPNPYHNYVHAIDVLQATYLFLARINVAPPFVWLRDLHPGSTPPWKRSSEAERPSMGRGTARAREILRPQDVLAIVIAAMGHDVGHPGLSNAFMKNAKVPLSVVYDDKSVLENMHCMLTVQLLRKHGFGFLLASPTMAQAAEHPARAKLDTRGFRRVLYSAILATDMSLHFAWIHRLKELGEIVRGIEPLERDQLVEEDRIMVCQALIKCADISNPSRPMDVSEHWSVVLLDEWGKQASLEEELGLPVSVVAGVDARLQAKGQIGFIDLFTHPLFRAAADVLPELESLAESVIANRAVWKKRLEQLEADEAANELYTMALRASINAPLPVAEDDRYGSLFPLILPQKLVAQSTGGSSPKASPPASPATVARAPPSPIAHAQAFRAVYRDEVKERSLLERHLLALTGFDPASQGRRMSTPDALLVRSKP, encoded by the exons ATGCCGGGCACGCGATCAGCGATGCCGTCTGCGCCACTGGCAGTGCTCGTGCTGCTGCCGGACGCTCTCTCGGCCCACGCTCCAGGCCGCAACAAGGCAGCACCGTCTCTGGTCCCACGTAACTCGGGTAACGCAGTGCCACGACTCAGCGGCctcgcgtcgtcgtggaCCACCAGTGCCGACGCCAatgacgaggccgacgaaCCCCCGATCGTCCAGAGCCGCCGGCTCAGCCTCGCGCCTCATCTTGAGACGAGACAGTCCAAGCCTTCACTCAGCCCCACGTCCATGGGTGGCTTCTCGCCACTCTCATCCCTTTCCCCGTTTTCCGACAAGCCGCGCAGATCAGGCCTGAGCCCCAAGCCGTCGATCCCGGACCACCTTGCCAGCTCGCCAGCGCTCAGCAAGCCCCGTGCCAGTGTGGCGTTCCCCAGCGGCCAGGGGCTGCCGAACctcggtcgcggtcgtACGCAGAACGAAGGCGACGATCTCGTGGATCTCTTCCGTGCAAGTGGCGTTGAAG TGGCAGTCGTCCGGCATGTCACCCACCTTCCGAACATCTTGGCAAACTCTCAATCGCCGTCCACCAGTCTCAGTACTCCTGGCTCGACATCAAAGGTTCAGCAGGTGGTCCTTGTCCCTTTCGGAGACGCCCCacctcttccctccctctcgctcttcctcgcttCGGGTACCACCCCTTCAGCCGTCTGCTTCCAGCAAGATCTCATGGAACGCGCAAGGAAGACCGAGGACGAATTCCTCAACCAAATTCTGGGTCGCATCCAGAGTGTCAAGGACGTGATCCAGAAGCAGATCGGCCCAGATGACGACCAGCCCATTGTCATCGGATACCTCGCCCACGGCAGCCTCGGGCAGTCGTCGATAAGTGAATGTCTTGAGGCCGGTACAGCTGGTGTTCTGCACCCACCGTACGACGGCCGGACGGTGGCATCGCTGAAAATGCTCGTGACAGCCGCCAACGACGGCACCTCGTCAACTGTCGCACTGGCGGGCTCCCCGGCCTCGTCCGCTCTGCAGTTCTCGCCAATCATTGAAGAAGATGCCAAGGTCGTCCTCACGCCGACAGCCCTGTCGATGGGTGCTGAGCATGAGAGTGAAAAGGTCCTCACAGCGTCGTTCTCCTCCCAGCGACGGCGGAGGAGCACCCAAATATCGCACCTGTCACTCAACCGCGTAGTCTccggctcgtcgacggGAAGCGTCGGGCTCAGTGCGCTCAGCTCTAGCATCACGCAGGAAATCCCAGCAGAGTCGCTACAGAGCACCTCGGGATCCTCCAACGCGACGAACCTGACACCAAAGACTCCGCTCATGACCCTTGATGACTTCTCGTTCCCATCCCACCTTAACAGACTGTTGGGAACGTCGGAGGCGGCTAACGAGGCCGCCAGGCGCCGCAGTGTGGATACGGGTGGTCTTGCATTGGCCTTCGACCGCGCATCCAAGAGGATGGAGACAATCGATGGGTCTGGTGAATCCGTGGAAGACACGTCGAACCACATCAATGTTGTCGCAGGCGAACACGAGCAGGAGGTCGCCGACGGGAACAGTTCTACCCAGTtcgccgaggtccttgGGGACATGTACAACCAGACCATGACGTCCATCGACGTGCAGATGGGCGACTACGATGA gttTGCAGCACCCTTGTCGCGAGAAGATCGTGTGCGCCTTGTCGACATTCTGGACAACTGGGGTTTCCGCCCTCATCAGCTCAACCAGAGGGACCTCTTCCGCATCGCTTGTCTCCTCTTCCAGTCCGTGCTCAGCATGGATGGCGTCGCCCAACTTGGACTCAGTTTCAACGCTATGAAGAAGTGGCTCTTCGCCGTCCGCGCCATCTACCATGCTCCAAACCCTTACCACAACTACGTCCACGCGATTGACGTCCTGCAGGCGACGTACCTATTCCTAGCCCGCATCAACGTCGCTCCGCCGTTTGTGTGGCTCCGTGACCTGCATCCCGGATCAACACCACCGTGGAAGCGTTCGTCCGAGGCAGAGCGGCCATCTATGGGTCGCGGCACGGCCAGAGCTCGCGAGATCCTGCGACCGCAAGATGTGCTGGCAATCGTCATCGCCGCAATGGGTCACGATGTCGGTCACCCGGGATTGAGCAACGCCTTCATG AAAAACGCCAAGGTGCCTCTGTCCGTCGTCTACGACGACAAGTCGGTGCTCGAGAACATGCACTGCATGCTCACCGTGCAGCTTCTGCGCAAGCATGGCTTCGggttcctcctcgcgtcCCCAACGATGGCGCAAGCGGCCGAGCACCCAGCccgcgccaagctcgacaccCGAGGTTTCCGTCGCGTACTGTACAGTGCGATCCTGGCGACCGACATGAGCCTCCACTTTGCGTGGATCCATCGGCTgaaggagctcggcgagatcGTGCGTGGCATCGAgccgctcgagcgcgaccagctcgttgaggaggaccgCATCATGGTGTGCCAGGCGCTAATAAAATGCGCGGACATCAGTAACCCCTCACGCCCAATGGACGTCTCGGAGCACTGGTCGGTggtgctcctcgacgagtgggGCAAACAGGCGTccctggaggaggagctcgggcTGCCCGTCTCGGTCGTCGCCGGCGTTGACGCGCGCTTACAGGCCAAGGGTCAGATTGGCTTCATTGACTTATTCACACATCCGCTATTCCGCGCGGCTGCCGATGTGCTTCCCGAACTCGAGAGTCTGGCCGAAAGTGTAATAGCCAACCGCGCAGTGTGGAAgaagcgcctcgagcagctcgaggctgaCGAAGCCGCAAATGAGTTATACACGATGGCTCTCCGCGCTTCTATCAACGCGCCCCTCcctgtcgccgaggacgaccgcTACGGCTCGCTCTTCCCTCTCATACTCCCCCAGAAGCTCGTCGCACAGAGCACCGGCGGTTCGTCGCCTAAAGCGTCCCCACCCGCGTCGCCTGCGACTGTGGCTCGCGCCCCGCCGTCCCCAATCGCGCACGCGCAAGCCTTCCGCGCCGTCTaccgcgacgaggtcaaggagcgCTCGCTGCTCGAACGACACCTCCTCGCACTCACTGGCTTTGACCCAGCCTCACAAGGCCGCCGGATGTCCACCCCCGATGCGCTGCTTGTTCGCAGCAAGCCGTAA